One Chryseobacterium sp. StRB126 genomic region harbors:
- a CDS encoding type IA DNA topoisomerase, translating into MKLCIAEKPSVARDIAKVLGATTSKQGYMEGNGYCVTWTFGHLCTLKEPHDYSPQFKSWNLFSLPIIPSSFGIKLIPNKGVENQFKVIERLVEECDEVINCGDAGQEGELIQRWVLQKAKCNKPVQRLWISSLTEDAIKEGFESLKPAEDYKNLYLAGNARAIGDWLLGINATRLFTKKFGGNKAVLSIGRVQTPTLAMLVQRQKEIDAFTTEEYWELKTKYRDVIFNAAIDRLKTLERAEKGLEYLKVNPFEIVSFEIKEGKEKNPRLFDLTGLQVEANKKYGYSAENTLNYVQSLYEKKHVTYPRVDTTYLSDSLYPKIEGILKKMYPYQELIAPLLEAPIPKSKAVFDDTKVTDHHAIIPTEIPPSQNLSREEKLIYDLIAKRFIAVFYPECKISNTLVEGKVGTIPFKTSGRQVLEPGWRAVYAKEPKDETTDKDKEKEKEEEQTIPEFIVGETGPHDPMIHQGKTTPPKPYTEATLLRAMETAGKQVEDEELREMLKNNGIGRPSTRANIIETLFKRKYIEKKRKNLIATQTGIQLIDTIEDELLKSPELTGEWESKLRKIEKGEYEANLFKEELIQMVTELTDKVVYGKGKVITLQGEEKEEVKEKKKREPAQKKELQSWEETKCPKCNEHNLIKGKTAVGCSDFKNCGFKITFEIFGKKLSDKQLLDLVLKGKTSKLKGFSAHPEGLTEGILSLTEDFQVQLA; encoded by the coding sequence ATGAAATTATGTATTGCCGAAAAACCAAGTGTTGCCAGAGATATCGCCAAAGTATTAGGTGCTACCACATCTAAACAGGGCTATATGGAAGGGAACGGCTATTGCGTAACATGGACGTTCGGACATCTTTGTACCCTAAAGGAACCTCACGATTACAGCCCACAATTCAAATCCTGGAATTTATTTTCGTTACCCATTATTCCCAGCAGTTTTGGTATCAAGCTGATTCCGAATAAAGGGGTTGAAAATCAGTTTAAAGTGATTGAAAGATTAGTAGAAGAATGTGATGAGGTCATTAACTGTGGGGATGCCGGGCAAGAGGGAGAACTAATCCAGCGTTGGGTACTACAGAAAGCAAAATGCAATAAACCCGTTCAGCGTTTATGGATTTCCTCATTAACGGAAGATGCCATCAAAGAAGGTTTTGAAAGCCTTAAACCAGCCGAAGATTATAAAAATCTATATCTGGCCGGAAATGCCAGAGCCATTGGGGATTGGCTATTGGGAATTAATGCCACAAGGCTTTTTACCAAGAAATTTGGAGGAAATAAAGCCGTTCTTTCCATTGGAAGGGTACAGACTCCTACATTGGCTATGCTGGTACAGCGTCAGAAAGAAATTGATGCCTTTACCACAGAAGAATATTGGGAGCTGAAAACCAAATACCGTGATGTAATTTTCAATGCTGCGATTGATCGCCTGAAAACGTTAGAAAGAGCAGAAAAAGGACTGGAATACCTTAAAGTAAATCCATTCGAAATCGTTTCTTTCGAAATTAAAGAAGGAAAAGAAAAGAACCCAAGACTTTTCGATTTGACCGGATTACAGGTAGAAGCCAATAAAAAATACGGATATTCGGCAGAAAATACACTGAATTACGTGCAAAGTCTTTATGAAAAGAAGCACGTAACCTATCCGCGTGTTGATACCACCTACTTATCAGACAGTTTATATCCGAAAATAGAAGGGATTCTGAAAAAAATGTATCCGTATCAGGAATTAATTGCTCCTTTACTGGAAGCTCCGATTCCAAAATCAAAAGCAGTATTTGATGATACCAAAGTAACCGATCACCATGCGATCATTCCTACGGAAATTCCACCTTCTCAAAATCTGAGCAGGGAAGAAAAACTGATCTATGATCTGATTGCCAAACGTTTCATTGCTGTTTTTTATCCTGAATGTAAAATTTCAAATACTTTGGTGGAAGGTAAAGTAGGAACCATTCCTTTCAAAACCAGCGGTAGACAAGTCCTGGAACCAGGATGGAGAGCTGTTTATGCCAAAGAACCTAAGGATGAAACCACAGATAAAGATAAGGAGAAAGAAAAAGAGGAGGAACAAACCATTCCTGAATTTATTGTAGGAGAAACCGGACCACACGATCCAATGATTCATCAGGGGAAAACCACTCCGCCAAAACCTTACACAGAAGCAACCTTACTGAGAGCAATGGAAACGGCCGGAAAACAGGTTGAAGATGAAGAATTACGCGAAATGCTGAAAAATAACGGGATTGGAAGACCATCTACCCGTGCGAATATCATCGAAACCCTTTTCAAAAGAAAATATATTGAGAAGAAGCGGAAAAACCTGATTGCTACCCAAACAGGAATTCAGCTTATTGATACCATTGAAGACGAACTTCTGAAAAGCCCAGAACTGACCGGTGAATGGGAATCTAAACTTCGTAAAATTGAAAAAGGCGAATATGAAGCCAACCTTTTCAAAGAAGAACTAATTCAAATGGTCACAGAGCTTACCGATAAAGTAGTGTATGGAAAAGGAAAAGTGATTACCCTGCAGGGCGAAGAGAAAGAAGAAGTAAAGGAAAAGAAAAAAAGAGAACCGGCACAGAAAAAAGAACTTCAGTCCTGGGAAGAAACAAAATGCCCGAAATGCAACGAACACAACCTCATCAAAGGAAAAACTGCTGTCGGATGCTCTGATTTTAAAAACTGTGGATTTAAAATTACTTTTGAAATCTTCGGAAAAAAATTGTCTGATAAACAGCTTTTAGATCTTGTTTTAAAAGGAAAAACATCAAAGCTGAAAGGATTTAGCGCTCATCCGGAAGGGTTAACAGAAGGAATACTTTCTTTAACGGAAGATTTCCAGGTTCAGCTTGCCTAA
- a CDS encoding M17 family peptidase N-terminal domain-containing protein — MKNTVNKLIIAVVLVFSNLIFAQTVAIGTSKNWGSVDGISMIGLVQGPSSADTQLQVACVFEYKENDIFSAPALPANLNGLVHLDEALKGELTNIRKSGQFLGHSLETILITSPKGSMPAKKLLLIGLGDRTKFTPELMISVGEVAAREAMRLGVSNFAFASDLKDAGIDSPTALVAGNVVRGIVQANRSENYLKEHNLSTTKKLEKVYLLAGPSFFETAGGGISEAITEAQKK; from the coding sequence ATGAAAAATACCGTAAACAAATTGATAATAGCTGTCGTATTAGTGTTTTCAAACCTGATATTTGCGCAGACAGTTGCCATAGGAACATCCAAAAACTGGGGTTCTGTAGATGGAATTTCCATGATAGGATTGGTACAAGGCCCTTCTTCAGCGGATACCCAGCTTCAGGTAGCCTGTGTTTTTGAATATAAAGAGAATGATATCTTCAGTGCTCCGGCTTTACCAGCTAATCTGAATGGATTGGTACATTTAGATGAAGCTTTAAAAGGAGAATTGACCAATATCAGAAAATCAGGGCAGTTTTTGGGGCATTCTTTGGAGACGATCTTAATTACATCTCCCAAAGGTTCTATGCCTGCAAAAAAACTCTTATTGATAGGTTTAGGCGATCGTACTAAATTTACCCCTGAGCTGATGATATCAGTAGGAGAGGTTGCTGCCCGTGAAGCCATGAGGCTAGGTGTTTCAAATTTTGCTTTTGCCAGCGATTTAAAAGACGCCGGAATAGACTCCCCAACAGCTTTAGTTGCCGGAAATGTAGTGAGAGGCATTGTACAGGCCAACCGTTCCGAGAATTATCTGAAAGAGCATAATCTTTCCACAACAAAAAAATTAGAAAAAGTATATCTGTTGGCTGGTCCTTCCTTCTTTGAAACAGCTGGAGGAGGAATTTCTGAAGCCATTACAGAAGCTCAAAAGAAATAA
- a CDS encoding pirin family protein: MDRKDFLKKGLLGTGMFVASASLGNTMENEIDEIEPLEPIGYNHLPNTDSKIKENSVIHKADSRGKADHGWLLSQHTFSFANYYNPERMHFGVLRVLNDDRVEAGRGFGTHPHDNMEIISIPLEGDLEHKDSMGNTAIIKSGDIQVMSAGTGIMHSEFNKNSDQLVKFLQIWVYPKKRNVTPRYDQITLDKAKSHNTFQQILSPNADDEGVWINQDAWFHLGTFNQGKEVNYQIRKKGNGIYAFIIKGSAEIEGQKVEERDGFGVWDINNLNIKTIQENTEILLMDVPMTM; the protein is encoded by the coding sequence ATGGACAGAAAAGATTTTTTAAAAAAAGGGTTACTTGGAACAGGAATGTTTGTGGCATCTGCTTCTCTGGGAAATACGATGGAAAACGAAATTGATGAGATTGAGCCTCTGGAGCCCATAGGATATAATCATCTACCCAATACAGATTCAAAAATTAAAGAAAATTCTGTCATTCATAAAGCAGATTCACGAGGAAAGGCAGATCACGGCTGGCTATTGAGCCAACATACTTTCAGTTTTGCTAATTACTATAATCCGGAAAGAATGCATTTCGGGGTATTAAGAGTTTTGAATGATGACAGAGTAGAAGCAGGGCGAGGTTTCGGAACCCATCCGCATGATAATATGGAAATCATCAGTATTCCTTTAGAAGGTGATTTGGAGCATAAAGACAGTATGGGAAATACGGCCATCATCAAAAGTGGAGATATCCAGGTGATGAGTGCCGGAACAGGAATCATGCATAGCGAGTTCAATAAAAACAGTGATCAACTGGTGAAGTTTCTTCAGATCTGGGTATATCCGAAAAAAAGAAATGTGACCCCAAGATATGATCAGATTACTTTAGATAAAGCAAAAAGCCATAATACATTTCAGCAGATCCTTTCACCTAATGCAGATGATGAAGGAGTGTGGATTAATCAGGATGCATGGTTTCATCTGGGAACTTTTAATCAAGGGAAGGAAGTGAATTATCAGATCCGAAAAAAAGGAAATGGGATTTATGCTTTCATCATAAAAGGAAGTGCTGAAATTGAAGGCCAGAAAGTAGAAGAAAGAGATGGTTTCGGAGTATGGGATATCAATAATCTGAATATAAAAACGATACAAGAAAATACTGAAATTCTTCTTATGGATGTCCCTATGACGATGTAA
- a CDS encoding response regulator transcription factor, producing MNIKAKLDKALLNQSFENEEVSGIWLKYRSIAKMYSEIEKAICVLTDLKTRRSVIHYGGMSSMIGDDRSGEETEISSIWEDEILNKVHPEDVRKKLVLEHYFFHFLKEIPMAEWMDYYMVVNLRMRSHSAEYLTVLHRMFYAVEEDNARLALCIYSISGNNVNALLHENGVIVNSMNGTTLYYNEFKYRDVLSAREKEVLLLIAHGKMSKEIAESLEISLNTVNRHRQNILQKLQVKNSIEAYRLAKAMELV from the coding sequence ATGAATATTAAAGCTAAGCTTGATAAAGCGTTATTAAACCAGTCTTTTGAAAATGAAGAGGTCTCCGGAATCTGGTTAAAGTACCGGTCCATTGCAAAAATGTATTCTGAAATTGAAAAGGCAATCTGTGTTTTGACAGACCTTAAAACCAGAAGAAGTGTGATTCACTATGGCGGTATGAGTTCGATGATCGGGGATGATCGTAGTGGGGAAGAAACAGAGATCTCTTCTATCTGGGAGGATGAGATCCTTAATAAAGTACACCCTGAAGATGTCAGAAAAAAGCTGGTTCTGGAACATTATTTTTTTCATTTTTTGAAAGAGATTCCAATGGCTGAATGGATGGATTATTATATGGTTGTTAACCTCAGGATGCGCAGCCATTCAGCGGAATATCTCACGGTATTGCACAGGATGTTCTATGCTGTAGAGGAAGATAATGCGAGACTGGCACTTTGTATTTATAGTATATCCGGAAACAATGTGAATGCCCTGCTTCACGAGAATGGGGTCATTGTTAATTCTATGAATGGTACTACGCTGTATTACAATGAATTTAAATATAGAGATGTATTATCGGCGAGGGAGAAGGAGGTGTTGTTGCTGATCGCCCATGGAAAAATGAGTAAAGAAATCGCAGAGTCACTTGAAATCAGCTTAAACACGGTCAACAGACATCGGCAAAATATTCTTCAGAAGCTGCAGGTAAAGAATTCAATTGAAGCGTACAGACTGGCCAAAGCAATGGAATTGGTTTAA
- a CDS encoding DUF1349 domain-containing protein: MKKLLLAASLSFMTGFLHYVRAQRLEKMNWFNEPEKWEIKDNSLSMFVTPQSDYWRISHYGFTVDDAPFYYSTYGGEFEVKVKITGDYKARFDQMGLMLRTDHQNYIKFGIEYVDGKYNLSTVVTHTTSDWSVIELKEKPQAVWIKAIRRLDAVEIFYSFDDKNYIMMRNAHLQDNTPVMVGLMAACPDGNGFNAKFEHFQIKHLPDQRRLDWLNKNK, translated from the coding sequence ATGAAAAAATTATTACTAGCGGCCTCTCTGTCTTTCATGACAGGGTTCCTGCACTATGTCAGAGCACAGCGTTTAGAAAAAATGAATTGGTTCAATGAGCCTGAAAAATGGGAAATAAAAGACAATTCATTATCGATGTTCGTTACTCCGCAAAGTGACTATTGGCGGATTTCTCATTATGGATTTACAGTGGATGATGCTCCGTTTTATTATTCTACCTATGGTGGGGAATTTGAAGTTAAAGTCAAAATTACAGGTGATTATAAAGCCCGGTTTGATCAGATGGGTCTGATGCTTCGTACAGATCATCAAAATTATATCAAATTTGGAATTGAATATGTAGATGGAAAATATAACTTAAGTACTGTAGTTACCCACACCACAAGTGACTGGAGCGTAATAGAACTTAAAGAAAAGCCACAGGCTGTATGGATTAAAGCAATCAGACGTTTGGATGCAGTTGAAATCTTCTATTCTTTTGATGACAAGAATTATATTATGATGAGAAATGCTCATCTGCAGGACAATACTCCCGTTATGGTAGGCTTAATGGCCGCCTGTCCGGATGGAAACGGTTTCAATGCAAAATTCGAACACTTTCAGATCAAACATCTTCCTGATCAGAGAAGGCTGGACTGGCTGAATAAAAATAAATAA
- a CDS encoding Crp/Fnr family transcriptional regulator, translating to MFENIIKNITRFITLTPEEEIIFTDLLVCQKFPKKTILLREGEICQFEGYIHKGCLRMYCLDDSGTEVTLLFAIEDWWISDIASFQEQKPSKVYIETLEDSEIYMLNPATKERLLNKVPKFERVFRMLVQRNLTTLQSRLVDTISKSASDRYIEFVKVYPSIPQRVAQYYIASYLGVSKEFVSTIRKRLASKEK from the coding sequence ATGTTTGAAAACATCATCAAAAACATTACAAGATTCATCACGCTCACACCGGAAGAAGAGATAATTTTTACAGATTTACTGGTGTGTCAGAAATTTCCCAAGAAGACCATTTTACTAAGAGAAGGAGAAATCTGTCAGTTTGAAGGCTATATTCACAAAGGCTGCCTGCGGATGTACTGCTTGGATGATAGTGGAACTGAAGTCACATTGCTGTTTGCTATTGAAGACTGGTGGATCAGTGACATTGCCTCATTTCAGGAGCAGAAACCTTCCAAAGTTTATATTGAAACGCTGGAGGATTCAGAAATTTATATGCTGAATCCGGCAACAAAAGAAAGACTGTTAAACAAAGTTCCTAAGTTTGAAAGGGTTTTCAGAATGTTGGTACAAAGAAATCTCACAACACTTCAAAGCCGCCTTGTAGACACGATTTCAAAATCTGCCTCAGACCGATATATTGAATTCGTTAAAGTATATCCTTCCATTCCGCAGAGAGTCGCACAATATTATATCGCTTCTTATCTCGGGGTTTCAAAAGAATTTGTAAGTACCATCAGAAAACGTCTGGCTTCAAAAGAAAAGTAG
- a CDS encoding alpha/beta hydrolase, whose product MSHILNIKTAGIPLRQAKKALIMVHGRGGSAQDILSLSQHLNVKEYAILAPQALNHTWYPLSFMAPVDQNEPWLSSALEMVEETVQAVTDAGIAPENIYFFGFSQGACLTLEFLARNAQKFGGAVAIIGGVIGDKINRENYKGDFAGTPVVLGTSNPDFHVPVERVYATANILREMNAEVTEKIYANFGHSINQEEIELANSIIFK is encoded by the coding sequence ATGAGTCATATTTTAAATATAAAAACAGCAGGAATACCATTAAGACAAGCCAAAAAAGCTTTGATCATGGTACATGGAAGAGGCGGAAGTGCTCAGGATATTCTGAGCCTTTCACAACATTTGAATGTAAAAGAGTATGCTATATTGGCTCCCCAAGCTCTGAATCACACGTGGTACCCATTGTCATTTATGGCACCTGTAGATCAGAATGAACCATGGCTTTCATCAGCTTTGGAAATGGTTGAAGAAACAGTACAGGCGGTTACAGATGCAGGCATTGCCCCTGAAAATATTTACTTTTTCGGGTTTTCTCAGGGAGCGTGTCTCACATTAGAATTTTTAGCCAGAAATGCCCAGAAGTTTGGTGGTGCAGTTGCTATTATTGGCGGAGTGATTGGTGATAAGATCAATCGTGAAAATTACAAAGGTGATTTTGCAGGAACCCCAGTTGTACTGGGAACCAGCAATCCGGATTTTCATGTTCCGGTAGAAAGAGTATATGCTACAGCCAATATTTTAAGAGAAATGAATGCTGAGGTAACGGAAAAAATATATGCTAATTTCGGACACTCTATTAATCAGGAGGAAATTGAACTGGCCAATTCAATCATTTTTAAATAG
- a CDS encoding ring-cleaving dioxygenase, giving the protein MNLITGLHHVTAITGNAQENIDFYTGVLGLRLVKKTVNFDYSDVYHFYFGDEYGTPGTIMTTFPYGKDLINGRHGKGMLNTTAFSVSLDALDYWMNRLDQFNIAYKQPQQRLSGEVFIYLEDFDGLGLELVFNDKDERKGYYNGYIPKDYTLKGIHHVEIWQDAYERTAALLTTQMDHKIISESPDRLRLGTEDLPGKYVDLLSTPNALKGLAGRGTVHHVAFATPDAQTQLEMVERLNAFGLEHTEVKDRKYFTSVYFKEPGGVLFEIATSGPGFDVDEEAASLGEDLQLPQQFEKRRGRLLDVLPTINYPTEKFR; this is encoded by the coding sequence ATGAACCTTATCACAGGATTGCACCACGTAACAGCAATTACGGGTAATGCACAAGAAAATATAGACTTTTATACCGGAGTTTTAGGGCTTCGTCTGGTTAAAAAAACAGTAAACTTTGATTATTCAGATGTATATCACTTTTATTTTGGGGACGAATACGGAACTCCGGGAACCATTATGACTACCTTTCCCTATGGTAAAGATCTGATTAATGGAAGACATGGTAAAGGAATGCTGAATACCACTGCTTTTTCAGTGTCTCTGGATGCATTGGATTATTGGATGAACCGTTTGGATCAGTTTAATATTGCTTATAAACAGCCGCAGCAAAGACTGTCTGGTGAAGTTTTTATTTATCTTGAAGATTTTGACGGGTTAGGACTTGAGTTGGTTTTTAATGATAAAGATGAAAGAAAAGGATATTACAATGGATATATTCCTAAAGACTATACCTTAAAAGGAATTCACCATGTTGAAATCTGGCAGGATGCTTATGAAAGAACAGCCGCTCTGTTAACTACTCAGATGGATCATAAAATTATTTCAGAAAGCCCTGACCGATTGAGATTAGGTACAGAAGATCTTCCGGGAAAATATGTAGACCTTCTTTCTACTCCTAATGCATTAAAAGGATTAGCGGGAAGAGGTACCGTTCACCATGTGGCTTTTGCAACTCCGGATGCGCAGACTCAGCTTGAAATGGTTGAAAGACTCAATGCTTTCGGACTGGAACATACTGAAGTAAAAGACAGAAAATACTTCACATCAGTTTATTTTAAAGAACCGGGAGGTGTGTTGTTTGAAATTGCCACTTCAGGTCCGGGATTCGATGTTGATGAGGAAGCAGCATCTTTGGGAGAAGATTTGCAGTTACCCCAACAGTTTGAAAAAAGAAGAGGACGCTTGCTGGATGTTCTTCCTACAATCAATTATCCAACAGAAAAATTCAGATAG
- a CDS encoding GNAT family N-acetyltransferase, which translates to MERTEIVLEGRKGEIQLFSDDKKAGKMDISVIGKKLTVYHTEVDPQFEGKGFAKILLERLVSYARENDLKILPLCPFVHAQFKRHPEEYNDVWLKEEA; encoded by the coding sequence ATGGAAAGAACAGAAATAGTTTTGGAAGGAAGAAAAGGAGAAATCCAGCTTTTCTCAGACGACAAGAAAGCCGGTAAAATGGATATTTCAGTTATTGGAAAGAAACTGACCGTATACCATACCGAAGTTGATCCTCAATTTGAAGGAAAAGGTTTTGCCAAAATTTTATTGGAAAGACTGGTTTCCTATGCAAGAGAAAATGATTTGAAAATACTACCGCTATGTCCGTTTGTACATGCACAGTTCAAGCGCCATCCGGAAGAATATAATGATGTTTGGTTAAAGGAAGAAGCGTAA
- a CDS encoding ring-cleaving dioxygenase, with amino-acid sequence MDNRILGLHHITAIADNAKRNLDFYTQVLGVRMVKKTVNFDDPGTYHFYFGNETGTPGTILTFFPWEGIGRGTNGSGMATHIGYSVPKGSLEFWRNRLKNFNVNVEEGELFGEKMISFKDPDGLQLQFIEPSGDDNRRVWTTDDIKDEYALKGFHNVTLTLKRAEPTIKVLTDLLGYDLQKQEGERYRFATDAIDTANLIDIIENDAIPSGRNAAGTNHHIAFRVKDDTILMEYREKALSAGLSITPKINRDYFYSLYFREPGGVLFEIATDNPGFTIDEPLDELGKNLKLPAQYEGMRSKIEGVLPKLS; translated from the coding sequence ATGGACAATAGAATATTAGGGCTGCATCATATCACTGCCATTGCAGACAACGCGAAAAGAAATTTAGATTTTTATACTCAGGTTTTAGGAGTAAGAATGGTAAAGAAAACCGTTAATTTTGATGATCCGGGAACCTATCATTTCTATTTTGGAAACGAAACCGGAACTCCGGGAACTATTCTTACTTTCTTCCCTTGGGAAGGAATAGGGCGGGGTACTAACGGAAGCGGAATGGCTACTCACATAGGGTATTCAGTGCCTAAAGGAAGCCTGGAATTCTGGAGAAACCGTTTAAAAAACTTCAATGTGAATGTAGAGGAAGGTGAGCTCTTTGGCGAGAAAATGATTTCTTTTAAAGATCCGGACGGGCTTCAGTTACAATTTATAGAACCATCCGGAGATGATAACCGAAGAGTATGGACAACCGATGATATCAAGGATGAATATGCCTTAAAAGGATTCCATAATGTCACTTTAACCTTAAAAAGAGCAGAACCTACCATCAAAGTTTTAACGGATCTTCTGGGATATGATCTTCAAAAACAGGAAGGTGAAAGATACAGGTTTGCTACAGATGCAATTGATACAGCGAATCTTATTGATATTATTGAGAATGATGCAATTCCAAGTGGAAGAAATGCTGCCGGAACCAATCATCACATTGCTTTCAGAGTGAAAGATGATACTATTTTGATGGAATACCGTGAGAAAGCTTTATCTGCAGGATTAAGTATTACGCCTAAAATCAACAGAGATTATTTCTATTCACTGTATTTCCGTGAACCCGGAGGTGTTTTGTTTGAAATTGCAACAGATAATCCCGGATTTACAATAGATGAACCTTTGGATGAATTAGGGAAAAACTTAAAACTTCCTGCTCAGTATGAAGGAATGCGTAGTAAAATAGAAGGGGTATTACCGAAGTTATCATAG
- a CDS encoding EamA family transporter: MKNSKNKWLVPLAFTNIYVIWGITFLAISFGLKGFPPFILSGLRFLVAGILMIGYLMAKGEKANSLINWKKNAITGVLILTGGTGLVAWGEQYVTASEAAISIATGPFWFIAIDRKNWKYYFSDKFIPIGLAIGFVGLVFFLKGSVNSTAAHASADPQLRITAFVVLGLSSIAWVLGSLYSKKNPASQSTFMNIAQQLIVAGTAAFLIALFRGEWTDFSVSTVPVSAWAGVLFLIFFGSIVAYLSYIWLLSVKPAALVSTHTYINPIVTVIAGWIVANQSINGGQLYGLAIILLGVLLTNVTKYFKLSKRSKVKIRRVRRFFNKAGKRYQPI; encoded by the coding sequence ATGAAAAATTCTAAAAATAAATGGCTGGTTCCATTGGCATTTACAAACATTTATGTAATATGGGGGATTACGTTTTTAGCTATTTCATTTGGCTTGAAAGGCTTTCCACCGTTCATTCTTTCGGGATTAAGATTTTTGGTAGCAGGAATTCTGATGATTGGATATCTCATGGCTAAAGGGGAAAAAGCAAATTCTCTCATCAACTGGAAGAAAAACGCAATTACCGGAGTTCTTATTCTTACCGGGGGAACAGGACTTGTAGCCTGGGGCGAGCAATATGTAACCGCTTCTGAGGCGGCGATCTCCATAGCAACCGGGCCATTCTGGTTCATTGCTATTGATAGAAAAAACTGGAAATATTATTTTTCGGATAAGTTTATTCCGATAGGATTAGCGATTGGTTTTGTAGGGTTGGTCTTTTTCTTAAAAGGAAGTGTAAATTCAACTGCGGCCCACGCTTCTGCAGACCCTCAGCTCCGCATTACTGCTTTTGTGGTATTGGGACTCAGTTCTATTGCATGGGTTTTGGGCTCTTTATATTCTAAGAAAAATCCGGCTTCGCAGTCTACTTTTATGAATATAGCCCAACAGCTTATTGTGGCAGGAACAGCCGCTTTTCTTATTGCCTTATTCAGAGGGGAATGGACTGATTTTTCGGTGTCTACAGTACCGGTCTCAGCCTGGGCAGGCGTTCTGTTTTTGATCTTCTTTGGATCGATAGTCGCTTATTTGTCGTACATTTGGCTGTTGTCCGTGAAACCCGCTGCATTAGTGAGCACCCATACTTACATTAACCCTATTGTTACGGTTATTGCAGGTTGGATTGTGGCCAATCAAAGTATCAATGGGGGCCAGTTATATGGTTTGGCAATCATATTGCTGGGAGTATTGCTGACCAATGTCACCAAGTATTTCAAGCTTTCAAAACGGTCTAAGGTCAAAATCAGAAGAGTTAGAAGATTTTTTAACAAGGCAGGCAAAAGATATCAGCCTATTTAA
- a CDS encoding methionine ABC transporter ATP-binding protein, which produces MIEIKNISKTFHQKKQAFKALDQVSLNIDKGDIVGIIGFSGAGKSTLIRTVNLLERPDEGQIIINGKDFTQLSSKQLAEERKKIGMIFQHFNLLSSRTVFDNVALPLELDHNSKDQIHKKVNELLKIVGLEDKANDYPKSLSGGQKQRVAIARALANDPHLLLCDEATSALDPVTTQSILQLLRDINLRLGITILLITHEMEVIKSVCNHVAVIDKGKLLAKGTLSEIISNRENPVIQQFINSDVMTLPQELNIRLQKEPQDGLFPLVEIELSEKISVEQILSALYNEHKIPYQLLKADVEYFGNSNFGKLLLQLQGEAEENQKAIYYFNQNKIQNTVKGYA; this is translated from the coding sequence ATGATAGAAATCAAAAACATATCAAAAACATTCCATCAAAAGAAACAAGCCTTTAAGGCATTGGATCAGGTGAGTCTCAATATAGATAAAGGAGATATCGTAGGAATTATTGGATTTTCCGGTGCAGGAAAAAGCACCTTGATCCGTACCGTTAATCTGTTGGAAAGACCGGATGAAGGACAGATCATTATTAATGGAAAAGATTTCACTCAATTGAGTTCAAAGCAGCTTGCTGAAGAACGTAAAAAAATAGGAATGATCTTCCAGCACTTTAACCTACTTTCTTCGAGAACTGTTTTTGACAATGTAGCCCTTCCTTTGGAGCTGGATCATAACAGCAAGGATCAGATCCATAAAAAGGTCAACGAACTACTAAAAATTGTAGGCCTTGAAGATAAAGCCAATGATTATCCCAAGAGTCTTTCAGGTGGTCAGAAACAAAGAGTAGCCATTGCAAGAGCGTTAGCCAATGATCCTCATCTCCTGCTTTGTGATGAAGCTACCAGTGCCCTGGATCCGGTGACCACTCAATCTATTTTACAACTTTTAAGGGATATTAACCTGAGATTAGGGATTACCATTCTTCTGATTACCCATGAAATGGAAGTTATCAAATCTGTTTGTAACCATGTTGCTGTAATCGACAAAGGAAAACTATTAGCCAAAGGAACTTTAAGTGAGATCATTTCAAACCGGGAAAATCCGGTGATCCAACAATTTATAAATTCAGACGTCATGACCCTGCCACAGGAACTCAATATCAGACTACAGAAAGAGCCACAGGATGGTTTATTTCCATTGGTCGAAATAGAACTTAGCGAAAAAATAAGCGTTGAGCAAATTCTTTCAGCGTTATATAATGAACATAAAATCCCATACCAACTTTTGAAAGCAGATGTAGAATATTTTGGGAATTCTAATTTTGGTAAACTACTTTTGCAACTTCAAGGTGAAGCTGAAGAAAACCAAAAAGCCATCTATTATTTTAATCAAAATAAAATTCAAAATACAGTAAAAGGATATGCTTAG